The following proteins are encoded in a genomic region of Apis mellifera strain DH4 linkage group LG14, Amel_HAv3.1, whole genome shotgun sequence:
- the LOC726670 gene encoding RING finger protein 207 isoform X5, with product MFFCTTCGQALCTHCREHTHRAKMFSTHEVLHMSKCAKDTQRRCPTHGEQYIMYSQSAKCMLCATCFRDTPADARLHCVDIETAWQQASKKMERAVNSICELQAGVRDGVLALKSQLDELRHSLDSEKRTLNSFCQGMQEAITKTHGSALTELQRQFETKERMVRSQLLSLGSALPVLQMHLMLCTAFTSGATKYQFLELAHPMLDRLSRVAQLGYPSRPPLLTAHLKTNYKNEFARALQPYVGQAQTPKDSLYDQTHTMTQQDPPMIQQSSKSAQRIPTKSGSDGGPFSNHCRTFDTQLKELNQQLLTVKERLGELHRDVALLRRANTPPLGTRYEQVARDCRVLEQQLEHYQMELERLRNVFDALWDEQICRIHIEKEIFHSQMNDILSLRSQVKQLQNLAQQLEPFIKSFATGVSAGEVSMTASDVASNQHLQALLDHLARLQMQEPPQPQTQAPTKDHRHSRTTATSADNALYMKETKEVPTRCRTPSGGVEAVLDSSGNIVVYGTAKSTDPKRGVLSQLIEKARSKEDRKKSPGREESRDRSQSRRPRKSPDSTKPKTPPGHWSASKVRSLYRSLKGGSGDNSAEGLDQAERCTDSQQPQSHTAGEEGEYQRISEASSTGEAKKRVQAQVHAVPDEQSISASKGTKVYPASDSEDVFYADEKASTEVRRRRRASCDSLSTTGSGSRRSSIIDGTVGQSAQDPRKTMVLLIGSTPKSSSLVQKQRSWETFPRPKSKRSVTTTEGGASSLSQLKKTDSFEGHEETVRTLVAAVQETRSHLHHRHMHHHRHHRKSKTN from the exons ATGTTTTTCTGTACAACATGTG GACAAGCATTGTGCACACACTGTAGGGAACATACCCACCGAGCAAAGATGTTCTCTACCCACGAGGTGTTGCACATGAGCAAATGCGCCAAGGATACTCAACGCCGTTGCCCTACCCATGGagaacaatatataatgtacagTCAAAGTGCCAAGTGCATGCTCTGCGCTACTTGTTTTCGCGACACACCTGCAGATGCGAGACTTCATTGCGTCGATATCGAAACTGCCTGGCAACAGGCATCAAAGAAGATGGAACGAGCTGTTAATTCTATCTGCGAGCTGCAAGCTGGTGTGCGGGATGGAGTATTGGCTTTAAAATCACAATTGGACGAACTGCGGCACAGTTTGGATTCCGAAAAGAGAACATTGAATTCTTTCTGTCAGGGAATGCAAGAAGCTATAACAAAGACACACGGGAGTGCATTGACCGAGTTACAGCGACAGTTTGAAACGAAGGAGAGGATGGTTCGCAGCCAATTGTTATCGCTAGGTAGCGCACTACCTGTACTGCAGATGCACTTAATGCTGTGCACCGCCTTCACAAGCGGTGCGacgaaatatcaatttctcgAGCTGGCCCATCCAATGTTAGACCGGCTCAGTCGAGTCGCGCAATTAGGATATCCATCAAGGCCACCTTTGCTGACCGCGCATTTGAAGACTAACTATAAGAATGAGTTTGCTCGTGCACTGCAACCGTATGTGGGTCAAGCACAGACCCCGAAAGACTCGTTATATGATCAAACTCACACGATGACTCAGCAGGATCCGCCAATGATTCAG CAGAGCAGCAAATCTGCTCAGAGGATTCCGACCAAGAGTGGGAGCGACGGAGGGCCGTTTTCCAATCACTGCCGAACATTTGATACTCAGTTAAAGGAATTGAATCAACAGTTGCTCACAGTGAAGGAACGTTTAGGGGAATTGCATCGCGACGTGGCACTTTTGAGAAGAGCCAACACACCTCCGTTAGGGACACGTTACGAACAGGTGGCAAGAGATTGTCGTGTATTAGAGCAACAATTAGAGCATTATCAGATGGAACTAGAACGTCTTAGAAACGTGTTTGACGCGCTTTGGGATGAACAGATATGTAGAATTcacatagaaaaagaaatattccattCACAG aTGAACGATATTCTGTCATTGAGAAGTCAGGTAAAACAATTGCAGAATCTTGCTCAACAATTAGAaccatttataaaatcttttgcaACTGGAGTGAGCGCTGGTGAAGTAAGCATGACAGCTTCTGATGTAGCCAGTAATCAGCATTTACAGGCGTTATTGGATCACTTGGCACGGTTACAAATGCAGGAACCACCGCAACCACAAACTCAAGCTCCAACTAAGGATCATCGACATTCCCGCACTACTGCCACCAGTGCTGATAATGCACTTTACATGAaag aaACTAAAGAGGTACCGACACGTTGTCGTACTCCTTCCGGTGGTGTCGAAGCTGTTTTGGATTCCAGTGGAAATATCGTTGTCTATGGGACAGCCAAGTCTACAGATCCTAAAAGAGGTGTGCTTAGTCAGTTGATTGAGAAAGCTAGAAGTAAAGAGGATCGTAAAAAGTCACCAGGGAGAGAGGAAAGTCGCGATCGTAGTCAGAGTCGACGACCAAGAAAATCTCCCGATAGTACAAAACCAAAGACACCGCCTGGCCACTGGTCCGCCAGCAAAGTACGTTCTTTGTATCGATCGTTGAAGGGTGGCAGCGGAGACAATTCTGCCGAAGGGCTTGATCAAGCGGAAAGATGTACGGATTCCCAGCAACCACAGTCTCATACGGCTG GCGAGGAAGGAGAGTATCAACGAATTTCGGAGGCATCCAGCACTGGAGAGGCAAAGAAACGCGTACAGGCTCAGGTGCATGCAGTTCCCGACGAACAATCAATCTCCGCGAGCAAAGGAACCAAAGTGTATCCGGCCAGTGATTCGGAGGATGTGTTCTACGCGGATGAAAAGGCCTCGACAGAAGTGAGGAGACGTCGTCGCGCGAGTTGCGACAGCCTAAGCACCACCGGTTCAGGAAGCAGGCGGTCGAGCATCATCGATGGGACGGTAGGTCAATCCGCGCAGGATCCCAGGAAAACAATGGTTCTTTTGATCGGATCTACACCGAAGTCGTCGTCTCTGGTACAGAAACAACGTTCCTGGGAAACGTTTCCGCGGCCAAAAAGCAAACGAAGCGTAACGACCACCGAGGGCGGTGCCTCGTCCCTTAGCCAATTGAAGAAAACGGATAGTTTCGAGGGACACGAGGAAACGGTGAGGACGCTGGTGGCAGCTGTACAGGAAACGAGATCGCATCTGCATCATCGTCATATGCACCATCATCGCCATCATCGGAAGAGCAAGACAAATTAA